TGGCAGGGGCTGCGCTCACCACCAACGTAGCCGATGCATGTACCAACTACATCGTTACCAAGGGAGCCTCGAAGGATGGCTCGTGCATCCTCTCCTACTCTGCCGACTCGCATACCCTTTTTGGGGAGCTCTACTTCTACGCCAGAGGCAGCCATGCCCCAGGCACAATGCGTACAATCCACGAGTGGGATACGGGGAGGCTCCTGGGCCAGATTCCGGAAGCACCGCAGACCTACCAAGTTGTAGGCAACATGAATGAGCATCAGCTGGTAATTGGCGAATCGACCTACGGAGGACGCGAAGGTCTTGCCGACACCACCGGGCTGGTTGACTACGGCACCCTGATCTACGCCACGCTGCAACGCGCAAAAAATGCCCGCGAGGCCATTAAGACGATGGCGGAGCTGGTGGAAAAGTACGGCTACTACTCCGAGGGCGAGTCAATTTCTATTGTTGATCCGAACGAAGCCTGGATTTTCGAGATCATCGGGAAAGGCACCCAAATGGTACCCGACAAGAAAACCAACCTACCCTACAATAAGTACAAGGGAGCGATATGGGTTGCCGTCCGAATTCCGGATGGATACATATCCGGCCATGCCAACCATGCGCGCATCACCACCTTCCCCCTCGAGAAAGGAAGCAAGAACTCGATCAGCTCAAAGAACCTTAAGAAGATCTTTGACCCCAATATCGAATACGTTTACGCCAGCGACGTCATCAGCTTCGCCCGCGAAAAGGGATTCTTCAAAGGCACCGATGCCGAATTCAGCTTCTCCGACACCTACGCACCCCTCGATTTCGGAGGTGCCCGTGGGTGTGAAGCGCGCGTTTGGTCGTTCTTCAGGGCATTCGCCCCTGAGATGGGCAAGTACGAGGATTACGCGCTAGGCCACAACCTTAAAAACAGAATGCCACTGTACGTTAAGCCAAATCAAAAAGTTTCGGCTCAAGATGTGATGCAGGCCATGCGCAACCACTACGAAGGCACATCAATGGACATGACCAAGGATTGCGGTTCGGGCCCATACGCGAACCCCTACCGCTGGCGCCCGATGACGTGGAAGGTTGACGGGAAAGAGTACACCAACGAGCGTGCTACTGCAACCCAGCAAACTGGATGGGCCTACGTTGCCCAATGCCGCTCTTGGCTACCCGACGAAATTGGAGGTCTTTTCTGGTTTACCGTTGATGATGTTGCCAACGCACCGTTTACCCCAATCTACCCCTGTACAAACCAAATTCCCAACAACTACAAGGTAGGCAACGGAAGCATGGTTAAGTACAGCCCAATATCGGCATTCTGGCTTTTCAACCGGGTAACCAACTTCGTTTATGGCAGATATAGCCTTATGTTCCCCGACCTCTTAAAGGTTCAACAAGAATTGGAGAATAGCCACCTAGCCACCACCGCAAATGCTGAGAACAAAGCGCTAGAGTTATACAAAGAAAGCCCTGCTAAAGCGGTAGAACTGCTTACAGAATATACGATCAGCACTTCTTCTAAAACATTCAACCGCTGGAAAGAACTAGATGAGTACCTCCTTGTTAAGTACATCGATGGTAATGTGAAGAAAGAAAAGGATGACAAGTTCGAAACCAACGGATACGACGCCAACATCCCAGCCTTCCCAATGCAGCCAGGCTACCCCGAATGGTGGAAAAAAGCCGTTAAAGATCAGGCCGGAGAAAAGCTGAAAGTTGTAGAATAGCAAATACCAAAAAGAACAAGGCTTAAAGTCAGTCCTTTTATTATAAAATGGCTCTCAACTAATTGCTTGAGTATAAAAAAATAATCACTATCTTTGCAACCTCTGTGCGCAATCTCTTACCAGAACATAGGCGTCAGTAATATTGCCGCAGGTAATCTTTAAAGTACTTTAAACGATGGATTTAATTAAAATTGCTGAGGAAGCATTCCTTCAAAAAAAGGAATACCCAGATTTTAAGAGTGGTGACACTATCACCGTTACCTACAAGATTAAAGAAGGTAACAAGGAAAGACTTCAAAACTTCCGCGGTGTAGTGCTACAACGCAGAGGTTCTGGCACCACCCAAACCTTTACCGTTCGTAAGATCTCTGACGGCATTGGGGTAGAAAGAATTTTTCCTTACTTCTCTCCTTTCATTGATAGCATCGAGATCAACAAGTACGGTAAGGTACGCAGAGCTAGAATCTTCTATCTACGCGGTCTAACTGGAAAGAAGGCTAGAATCAAGGAAAGAAGAGTTAACCTCGGCTAAGAAAAGACTAAAACCGGATTTTTCATCCGGTTTTTCTTTTAAAACCCTTGCAGAATCGAAAAAGTTGCGTACTTTTGCAACGCAATCGCGAAAAACGGTTCCGTAGCTCAACTGAATAGAGCATCTGACTACGGATCAGAAGGTTACAGGTTTGAATCCTGTCGGAATCACAAAAGGCATCCATTATAGATGCCTTTTCTCGTTATATGAGAGATCTTAGTTTTGTCGAGAGTCTTGTTAATAGTTTTTGACAATGTAAAGTCTAGGAAATTCGGTTGCAAAATTTACCTTTGCAACGCAATCGCGAAAAACGGTTCCGTAGCTCAACTGAATAGAGCATCTGACTACGGATCAGAAGGTTACAGGTTTGAATCCTGTCGGAATCACAAAAGGCATCCATTAAGGGTGCCTTTTTTCATTTAATGTGTTCACGGCCAAACAAGCCGTTAAAATCGAGTTAAAACAATCTCCAAGAGCAGTCATCGGAAATAAGAAAGCTGCATAAAGAGTACTTTTGCAAAACTCAATAGGCAACCCTACTTACTAACGAATTTAGCAGCCAATGTTTGTTTTCCCCCGATACGATACTTTTATCAAAAAAGCCAAGAATGGATTTATCTCGCTAAGTTCGCCCAACTTCCGTAAGTTCTTTCTGGGACAAACCACTTCGTTCATCGGCTCATGGGTTCAAAACATCGGGATGGGATGGCTGGTTTACCGACTAACCGGCTCTATAGCCCTACTTGGAGTAGTTGGCTTTAGTTCGCAAATACCTGCTCTGCTGATTACACCATTTGCCGGAGTCTTTGCAGACAAGCTTAACCGAAAGAAGGTGATGCTATTTACGCAGCTAACCATGATGGTAATTGCCCTGCTCTTTGCCACGCTAACCCTCACCAATACCATTACTGTAGGGATGATTGTTTTTCTATCGGTTATAAACGGATTGGTGGTTGCCTTCGATACTCCTTTTCGCCATTCCATCCTATCAGACCTTCTTGACAACAAGGAGCACCTATCCAATGCGGTAGCCCTAAACTCCATCATGGTAAACACCTCTCGGTTGGTAGGACCTGCCATAGCGGGCTTTCTTATATCAGCATTTGGCGAAGGAATCTGCTTCCTAGTAAATAGCCTCAGTTTCTTAGCCATTATTGTTGCATTGCTTTCGATAAGGATAAAGATACCGCATCAGCCCAAGGTAAGCTATAGCCCCAAGGTAATAACCGACGAACTCCTAAATGGAATACGATACGCCAAGAGTAACGCAGGGTTCAGGCAGATATTTCTCATCGTGTTTCTTAGTAGCTTGCTTTGCCTACCCTTTCAAAACCTAATGCCAGCCTTTGCCAAGGATGTCTTTAGCGGCGATTCAAAGACCCTTGGACTACTATCGGGAGCATTTGGACTTGGTGCACTAATTGGCGCATTCGTGCTTGGACAGATATCTACACCTCTTAAGCTCGTACGACTAATAGGCTATGCAGGTGTAATGCTAAGTGGAGGTATTATTCTCTTTTCTTCATCAAACATGATAGGCATAGCCTATGTTGCGCTAGCAATTGCCGGATTTGGAATGATTTCGCTGTTTGCCTCATCGAACACAATTATTCAGGTGTACTCCAAAAACGAATTTCGAGGCCGCATGATATCGCTTTACAATGTCTCCTTTCTAGGATTAACGCCAATAGGTAGCCTTTTACTTGGACTTGCAGCACAACATATCGGGCTACAACCAACAATTATCATTTCGAGCGTTATCTTTATGGCAATGTCCATAAATTACCTTTTTAGGTATAAATTTGTGCAACGAAAAATACAATCTTAACAAATACCAATGAAACTTTACCTCGCCCCCATTCAAGGCTTCACGAATAGCACATTCCGCTCATATGTTGTACAAGCAAACGGCAACGTAACCAAAGTATTCAGTCCGTTTGTTGATGCCAAGCGCTACCGTAAAGAGGGAGAAAAGGTATTAAAGGATATTGCAAAATCGATAGGTAGCAACCAGCCTCTTATTCCTCAAGTCTTGGGCAGCAATAGTGAGGATATTTGTGCCGTTCTAACCCACTTTAAAGAACTAGGATTCGAAGAGGCTAACATCAACATGGGATGCCCCTTCCCACCTGTTGCCACAAAGCAGATGGGTAGCGGACTGATTCCTTTCCCCGAAAAGATTGATGAGATACTTAACGCAGCACTTCAGGTTGGCATTAAGATATCCGTTAAGATTAGGTTGGGCTGGACAAGCAGCGAGGAACTCGAGGTTACTATTCCTATCCTCAACAAGTACGACCTTACAGAGGTAATTATCCACCCAAGGATTGGCAAGCAGCAGTACAAAGGCGATGTAGACATGGATGCTTTTGAGCGATATGGAAAGATGCTAATGGCTCCTGTTGGCTACAGCGGCGACATCAACTCCGTAGAACAACTGGTAAATCTAAAAGAAAAGTTCCCCTTCGTAGACTCGTGGATGATTGGCAGAGGTGCCATATCTAATCCTATAATATTTAAAACTATTGAAGGCGCAGAGCCAAGCAGAAAAGAGGTTGCACTAGCGGTAAAACAGCTGCACAACCTCCTTTTCGACGAGTTCTCGGCAACGCTTAGCGGACCAAGCCATCTTATGAATAAAATGAAGCCCTACTGGGACTACTTTGAGGTGGTATTCCTACCCGACCTGAGGCAGCTTGTGAAAAAGACCGTGAAAGCAGGAACTGTAGCCAACTACCAAGCCGCCGCCAACGATCTTTTTGCCAAGGCTTCTAGAGAATTCGAATAGGCTAACGCTTTACTGTTGTTCCATCGTAGCATGGAACAACAGAGCGCTTATTAAGCTGTAGGCAGAACTGCACATCCTTTTCGAAACCATGTGCAACCAGCGCTTTGTAGTGTTCTCCTTTAGAGAGGAAACCGTTTAAGTCATCTTTTTTATCGTCGAACAGCGTTTTAAGCATGTATGCCGCATCCGTCCATTCTATGGATGCTAAAGATTCCAAAGAGTACATTATTGCGCCTGCACAAATCGAATCCTCGAGAGATACGGTATTCTCGGAACCGCTACAAACAAGGACCAGATGTTTAGCATTGGATACTTTACGGGCAACTGCCGATGCGTTTAAGAATGAGCCCAGGTATACGGCTGATGCCCCTGCAACTCCTTTTAGGGCTCTGGTGCCGTTGGTTGTTGTAAGAACAACCTCACGGCTCTTTACGCTTTCTGCCGTGTAGTTGAGCGGAGAGTTATCGATATCAAACCCATCAATTAAAACACCATCCCTTTCGCCACCTAAAATGACTGCTGGGCTTGTGGACTTAAGCGCCAGTGCCTCCTCTACGCTTTCTACCGGAATTACCGATTTAGCACCGTTGTGCAACCCTTCGACAATGACGCTAGTTGCTCTAAAAGCGTCAATAACAACAACCTCTTTACCTTCGAAATCGTAACCATCAAGAAGGCCTGCATGTAAGATAACTTCTACGTTCATATTCTCTCTCTTCAAATGACATCTAAAAATACTAAAAGGAGGCCTTACAAGCAATCGTAAGGCCTCCTTCAATAAGCTAAGCTAGTATATTTCTACTTTTGCTCCTCGATACGAATGTTGGAAAACTCCGAAACATCAAGCTGTACCCCTAGAAGCCCTTTCTCCTTGATGGTATCAATGTAGAAAGGCATCTTGGTCGTCTTTAGCATTTTGGTTTCTCCACTATCGGTGTGCTCTTCGTGAACGTATGTTTTAGCCTCACCCTCCATAACCTCGAGCTCGGCTTGGTACACCTTCATTGCTTCATCGTGATTGTAGAAGTCGAAGTCGCTCTTGCCAATCAGCTCGTCTGGCTTTAGGCCGTGCGCCTTTGCAACGGCAGAGTTTACGACAACAAGTTTTCCAGAGTGATCCTTGACAAATACCTTTAATGGCAGGTTGTTGATGATCTTATTGTACATCAGCTTTACGTTCTCGGCATCGGCGGAAGTCTTCTCCATATTGTCTAGGTGCTCCTTCATCGCTTCGTTTTGATGCTTCATTTCGAGTTCCATCATCTTGATGTCGGTAATCACCTTCGAGATGCCAAAGGTTCCTACGATGCGGCCATCAGTGCCAACAAGCGGCATTTTAGTGGTAGATACCCACTGCTCGCGGCCATCTTCCCAAACCTCGTGATCCACCTGGTTAAGGATTCGTTTCCCGGTTCTAATGATCTCCATTTCCTCCTGGAATGCGCTGTTGGCATGTTCGGCAGCATGGAAGTCGAAGTCGGACTTACCGATAAGATCGGAGCCGTTACTGGTGTTGAACAAGGGAGCCATGGATTCGCTAACTCGAATAAAGCGGCTCTGCTCATCCTTAAAGTAGATGTAGTCGGGGATGTTGGTAAGCAGCGCATCCAGCAGGTACTTTTCCTTCTCCAAATCGCCTGTCATCTGCTCGTTTTCGCGAGCGCGCTTTTCGAGTTCTTCCTGGGTGGCCTGTAGCTCCTCTAGGTTCTGGCGCATCTCCTCTTCCTGGGCAGCCATCATCTCGGCCTGTTGCTGCGAGCGCTCCAAGAGGGCAGATGTACGCTCGTTAACGCGAACGCTGGTGATGGTCGACGATATGCTTTCGGCCACCTTTTCGATAAACTGGATTTGGTACTCCTCGAGCTCGTTGAACGAAGCAATCTCGAGCACTCCGTTGATGGTATCGTTGATTTTAAGCGGAACAAGAATGAGGTTTTCCGGATTCTTCTGGCCCAAGCCAGAGGTAATTTCGAGGTAGTCGTCAGGAATTTCCTTCAGCAGGATTGACTGCTTCTCGAAGAAGCAGCGGCCTACCAGCCCCTCGCCTATCTCTACGCGCTTCTGATGCATCTTGCGGCGATCGTAGGCGAAGCAGGCGCTCATCTCCAGAAATTGGTCATCTTCCACGTCGTCGTTGAGGACGAACACGCCGCCCTGTATGGCTCCAACGTACTTCACCAGGTTCTTGATGACGTTAAACGACATCTCCTTAAGGTTATCGTGGTTGTTGCGGAGGATTTCGGCAAACTTGGCAGCCCCCTCGTTGGACCAATGCGACTTTTGGTTGGCCTCCTTTTGGGCTACCTCCAGTTCCTTCGCCTTGGTGAGGCTTCCCTGCATGCCCACTAGGGCAATACCCAACTTGTCGTCAGTGCCACGGGGCTCGTAACTGCACGCGAGGTTGCCTTCCCCGATCTCCTTGGCAAATCGGGCGGTCTCGGTGAGGTTGGCGACCAGCCCGTTTACGGACGCGGATATTGCGCCGATCTCATCGTTCAGCAAGTACTCCACCTTCAGATCCTCGGAAACCCTTCCTTGGGCAATCTCCTTTAGGGAGTTCGTCAGCTGCTCCAGCGGGCTTAGGATTCGGACGCAGAAAACCTTCAGCAATATAGCCGCAAGGATGGTCCAAACACCCATCACCACAAGAAGGATCGTGGCTAGCAGCCCTAGCGGGCTTCCGCTACGAGGCGAGAGGAATAGGATTCCGCCATCGGCGTTTACCTTCGATAGGGGGAGGTAGTTAGCAATGTACGCATCGCCATCGAAGCTCGCCCGCTCGGCCTTACCGCTATGCTGGGCAGCTGCAAGGAGCTGCTCGCCATCGGCTAGCGACGAGAGCTTCTTCCCCTGGTACTTCTCCACGTTAGTCGAGACAACGTCTCCGCTACCGTTTACCAGCAGAACGCTGAGCGTATCGGCCTCCACGTTTTTGTTTACCAATGCCACCAGCTCCTTTAAAGGTAGCATCAGCCCAACCACCACCGTTTTTCCGTTGGATGGGGTTCCCTTTGTAGCAACCTTTAGAAAGGCCTGCTTATCGGCAGAGGTAACCAGCGCAACCTCCTTGTCCGAGCTTACATCGGCAGCGGCAAAGCGGCTATCGGAAAAAGCTCCGGCACCAACCGCAGGCTCTCCGCTTGCGGTGAAGTGGTACACCTTGGTGGTGCCTGCGCCTGCATCGGTAACGGCGGCGTAAATATTTTTGGCATTATCGCCGGCAACGCCTTTCAGCCATTTTAGAATAGCGGTATCGCCAACGCTGGCGCTGCTACCCAACAGGTTGTCCAAGCTGGCCGAGGCGATTTTGGCAACCTGTGCCGACGAGGCAATGCTTCGCTGGGTTGCACTCTCGAATGCGGTTGCCTGAGCCTCCAGCCGCTTCGTCTCGCTATTGTACAGTACCTTCCTCATCTGAAAGTGAAGGAGGCCTCCAATAACCATCATAAATAGCACGGAAGCGACAACGACCGCATTGGTGATTTTCTTCTTCAAAGAAAAATTGACGTAATCAAACTTTACCCTCATATCCCCTTGTTTTCGTGATTCAAACAGAACTATTTCAGCCACTATTAAGTCTGCGAAAGTACTACTTTCCCCGACTTAACAACATCCACCTTGCACAAATGCGCACAGCCGTTCCCCCTTACAACCTACCCAAATCAACCAAAGCGTTGAGGCAGGCAGAGAATAGCCCACGCGTTTTTTTTGCAACAGGATTATTCCGAGCAATACTTTTACTATATTTACCAATCTTTAAGATACACCCCAAGGTCGGGACATGCCTGTAGCGCAGGCCTACCACCCCAACCGGTAGGGAATAACCGTAACCAACAACAGCCTCCTAACGGAGGCATTACCCACTACTTAAAACCTACTATGACCAATGAAAAGTACAATTAGCGACAAGCTGGTGAAGGACCACAAAACCGAAATCGAAGCTGCCCTCGCCACACTAGAAAGCTTAATTAACCCTAATACCCCGGTGCTCACATCGGAGGAGCGCACGCTCTACGGGAAAGGAGGAGGAGACTCCAACAAGCTGCTGGTGGACGATGTGAAAACCTTATCGGCCACCCAGCCCCAGCTGAACTCTCCGCTTATCGACTGGACCGAGTTCAACTCCGACAACGCTACCGCCAACATGTGCAAGAGCTGGATTAGCCGAATGGAATCGATAGCCTACAAGCTCGAAAGCGCCAAAATGATGCACGATTACGACAACTACATGGATGCCATCGACCAGTACTCGCACCTCGACTACCTCAGCCGCAACAACGTGCAGGGGGCTTCCGAGGCGCACGCCAAGCTGAAGGGGCACTTTAAGCGCGCTAAGGCCAAAAAAGAAGAGCCTAAAAAGTAGCCCATCCCAACTCTACATAATAGGGTGCCCGCAATCGGGCACCTTTTTTTGCCTCCGTCGGTGGCCTATGCCTCCGATGGAGCTGGCTTATGCCTCCGACGGAGCTGGCTTGTGCCACCGACGGAGCTGGCTTACGCCCCCGACGGAGCTGGCTTACGCCACCGACGGAGCTGGCTTACGCCCCCGACGGAGCTGGCTTACGCCCCCGACGGAGCTGGCTTACGCCCCCGACGGAGCTGGCTTATGCCCCCCCAACCAACAGCAAAAGCCACACCCGAGCTAGGATGTGGCCTTTACGCCTACGCCTGTAGGAGGGCTACAGCCGCGAGGCAACCTCGTCGAGGAACTCCTCGGAGTGCACCACCTTCTCGGCGCGGGGGCTGCAGATGGCGGCTAGGTCGCCCGTCATCACCCCCTCCTCGATGGTTTCGATCACCACCCGCTCGAGCTTGCGGGCAAAGGCCACCAGCTCGGGGATACCGTCGAGCTCGCCGCGCTTGGCCAGCGCCCCGGTCCACGCGTAGATGAGCGCCACCGCGTTGGTGGAGGTCTTCTCGCCCTTCAGGTGCTTGTAGTAGTGGCGCTGCACGGTGCCGTGGGCGGCCTCGTACTCGAAGTACCCTTTAGGTGATACCAGCACGGAGGTCATCATGGCCAGCGAGCCGAACGACGAGGCCACCATGTCGCTCATCACATCGCCGTCGTAGTTCTTGCAGGCCCACAGGATGCCGCCCTCGTGCTTCATGATGCGGGCCACCACATCGTCAATCAGCGTGTAGAAGTAGGTGATGCCGGCCTCGGCGAAGCGCTGCTTGTACGCGCCCTCGAAGATCTCCTCGAAGATGTTCTTGAAGCGCTGGTCGTAGATCTTGGAGATGGTATCCTTGGTGGCAAACCAGCAGTCGATCTTCTGGTCGAGCGCGTACTCGAAGCACGAGCGGGCGAAGCTGCCGATCGATTCGTCGGTGTTGTGCAGCCCCTGGATCACCCCGGGCGAGTCGAACTCGTGGATGAGCGTGCGGCGCTCCACCCCCGCCCTGTCGGTGTACACCAGCTCGGCCCGGCCCGGCCCGTCGATGTACATCTCGGTGTTCTTGTACACGTCGCCGTAGGCGTGGCGCCCCACCACGATGGGCTTCACCCACGAGCGCACCGAGGGCTGCACGTTCTTCACCAGGATGGGCTTGCGGAATACCGTGCCGTCGAGCATGGCGCGGATGGTGCCGTTGGGCGACTTCCACTGCTTCTTCAGGCCGTACTCCGCCACGCGGTCGGCGTTGGGCGTGATGGTGGCGTTCTTCACCCCCACCCCGTACTTGATGATGGCGCTGGCGGCATCCGTGGTAACCTTGTCGTCGGTCTTATCGCGGTTCATGATGCCCAAGTCGTAGTACTCCACCTTCAGGTCGACGTACGGCAGGATGAGCTTCTCCTTGATGATGGGCCATAGAACTCGGGTCATCTCGTCGCCGTCGAGTTCCACCAGCGGCGTTTTCATTGCTATTTTGGTCATTGTTGTAGACTTTTAGATGATGGACAAAAGATGTTAGACTTTAGACATTAGATGCTAGACTTTAGACATTAGATGCTAGACTTTAGGGGAAGAGGATCATAGAGATGCCCGAGGGCTGATTTGCGCTACCGGAAAACAGGATTTGCAGCAAGGTTGATGGAGGCACTGAGAGATTTTAGAGTTGCTTCATCCTACTAACAAACCAGATTAGAGGTAATGCAGCATCGAAGTACGTTATCCCCTCCTCGGGAGGGGTAGGGGTGGGTTGCTAACCGAAAGATCAACCATCCAACCCTCCTCTTTGCCACATAGATTTAAGCTTATCATCAGTACTGCTTTACGGCTCTAAACCCACCCCCTGCCCTCCCGCCTAAAACGGGAGGATAACGAGCGCTGATTCAGGTTTCTTCCATTTAACTCCAGTATACTTCTTTCCTGCAAGCCTTGCCCCCTACCCCCGTTCATTTAGCGGGATATACGGCGCCTCCTCGGCCAGCGTTTTGTACGCAGGGCGGATGATGCGCTTGGCGCTGATGAGCTCCTCCAGGCGGTGGGCGCACCAGCCGGCGATGCGGGCCATGGCAAACAGCGGGGTGTACACCGCCACGGGGATGTCGAGCATGCAGTACACGAATCCCGAGTAGAAGTCGACGTTGGGCGAGATCACCTTTTCGCCCTTAATCTCGGCGAACACCTTTGGGGCCAAGCGCTCGATGGCATCGTAGAGGTTGAACTCGTGGAGCCGGTCCTTTTCGATGGCCACCTCGCGGGCCTTCTTCTTGAGCACCACCGCGCGCGGATCGGAGACGGTGTACACCGCGTGGCCCATCCCGTAGATCTTGCCCGAGCGGTCGTAGACCTCCTTGCGGAGGATCTTTCGCAGGTACTCCTCAATCTCCTGGTCGTTGCCCCAGTCCTTCACGTTGCGCTTGATGTTGTCCATCATGGCCATCACCTCGCTGTTGGCCCCGCCGTGCAGCGGCCCCTTCAGCGAGCCAATGGCGGCGGCAATGGCCGAGTAGGTGTCGGTTTGCGACGACGATACCACGTGAACCGTAAACGAGGAGTTGTTGCCCCCCTCGTGCTCGGCGTGCAGCACCAGCGCCAGGTCGAGGATCTCCACCTCCAGCGGCGTGTAGCGGGTCGCCCCCTTTAGCATGTACAGGAAGTTCTCGGCATGCCCCAACCCGGAATGCGGATGGCGGATAACCAGCGACTTGTTCAGGTAGTGGTAGCGCATGCCGTGGAAGGCGTGCGCAATAATCTCGGGGAACTTGGCAATAAGGCTGATGGACTGGCGCAGCACGTTCTCGGTACTGGTGTCGTCGGCATTATCGTCGGTGGTGTAGAGCGCCAGCACCGATCGGGCCAGCATGTTCATGATGTCCTTACCGCGAAACGACAGGATGATATCCTTGGTGAAGTACTCGGGTAGCTTGCGCTGCTCCTTCAGGTACTCGCTGAATTGCTCCAGCTCGTCGCGGGTGGGTAGCTTGCCGAAAAGCAGCAGGTAGGCCGTCTCCTCGTAGCCCACGCGCTTCTCAGCGAGGTAGCCCTCGGCCAAATCCTTAATGTCGATGCCGCGATAGGTAAGCTTCCCCTCAGCAGGAACGTTCACGCCATCAACCTTCTTAACGCCCGACACCGAACCGATATTCGACAGCCCCACAAGCACGCCGGTATGGTCGGCGTTGCGCAAACCACGCTTAACATCGTACTTCACGTATAGGTCATTGTCGATTTCGGCAGCCTTCTCGGCCAAATGCGTCCAGTTAGAAAACTCGCTCATAAATATTGGTTTAGACTGTTATACATTACTTCTGATTTTACCTGATGAGGTTGAGCGCCGAGCCTGCTTTAAACCACTCGAACTGGTTGTCGTTGTAGGTTTGCACCGCCTCAAACGATTCGGTGCTTCCATCGGCATGATGGAGAAGAACGGTGAGGTTCCTGCCCACCTCAAACGACTCCAACCCTAGGATATCCACCACATCGTCCTCGTGAATCCTATCGTAGTCGCTCTTATAGGCAAACGTAAGGGCAAGCACGCCCTGCTTTTTTAGGTTAGTTTGATGGATGCGGGCAAACGACTTGGCCAGAATCACGGCTACGCCCATAAAGCGGGGCTCCATGGCGGCATGCTCGCGCGACGAGCCTTCGCCGTAGTTCTCATCGCCAACCACTATAGACAGGAAGCCTGCATCGCGGTATGTCTTAGCCGCATCGGGCACGGGCATATACTTGTGGGTGATTAGATTTTTTACGCTATTGGTGTGGCCATTGAAGAAGTTCGTAGCGCCGATGAGCATGTTTTGGGAGATATTCTCCAGATGCCCGCGATACTTCAGCCAAGGGCCTGCCATCGATATGTGGTCGGTAGTACATTTCCCTTTTACCTTGATGAGCAGCTTTAGCCCCTTCAGGTTCTTACCATTCCAAGCATGGAAAGGCTTTAGCTCCTGCAGGCGCTTTGATGCAGGATCAATGCTAACCACCAAGCCAGAGCCATCCTCAGCAGGAGCCTGGTAGCCGTTATCGGCAACATCAAACCCGTTGACGGGTAGCTCAAAGCCGGCAGGCTCATCCAGCATTACCTCTTCGCCACTCGCATTCTTCAGCGTATCGGTTAGCGGATTAAACTTCAGGCTACCGGCAATGGTAAGCGCGGTTACAACCTCGGGCGATGCCACAAAGGCAAACGTATTGGGATTGCCATCGTTACGCTTGGCGAAGTTGCGGTTAAACGAGG
This window of the uncultured Acetobacteroides sp. genome carries:
- a CDS encoding C69 family dipeptidase; translation: MNVKALALLLAGAALTTNVADACTNYIVTKGASKDGSCILSYSADSHTLFGELYFYARGSHAPGTMRTIHEWDTGRLLGQIPEAPQTYQVVGNMNEHQLVIGESTYGGREGLADTTGLVDYGTLIYATLQRAKNAREAIKTMAELVEKYGYYSEGESISIVDPNEAWIFEIIGKGTQMVPDKKTNLPYNKYKGAIWVAVRIPDGYISGHANHARITTFPLEKGSKNSISSKNLKKIFDPNIEYVYASDVISFAREKGFFKGTDAEFSFSDTYAPLDFGGARGCEARVWSFFRAFAPEMGKYEDYALGHNLKNRMPLYVKPNQKVSAQDVMQAMRNHYEGTSMDMTKDCGSGPYANPYRWRPMTWKVDGKEYTNERATATQQTGWAYVAQCRSWLPDEIGGLFWFTVDDVANAPFTPIYPCTNQIPNNYKVGNGSMVKYSPISAFWLFNRVTNFVYGRYSLMFPDLLKVQQELENSHLATTANAENKALELYKESPAKAVELLTEYTISTSSKTFNRWKELDEYLLVKYIDGNVKKEKDDKFETNGYDANIPAFPMQPGYPEWWKKAVKDQAGEKLKVVE
- the rplS gene encoding 50S ribosomal protein L19 — translated: MDLIKIAEEAFLQKKEYPDFKSGDTITVTYKIKEGNKERLQNFRGVVLQRRGSGTTQTFTVRKISDGIGVERIFPYFSPFIDSIEINKYGKVRRARIFYLRGLTGKKARIKERRVNLG
- a CDS encoding MFS transporter, which codes for MFVFPRYDTFIKKAKNGFISLSSPNFRKFFLGQTTSFIGSWVQNIGMGWLVYRLTGSIALLGVVGFSSQIPALLITPFAGVFADKLNRKKVMLFTQLTMMVIALLFATLTLTNTITVGMIVFLSVINGLVVAFDTPFRHSILSDLLDNKEHLSNAVALNSIMVNTSRLVGPAIAGFLISAFGEGICFLVNSLSFLAIIVALLSIRIKIPHQPKVSYSPKVITDELLNGIRYAKSNAGFRQIFLIVFLSSLLCLPFQNLMPAFAKDVFSGDSKTLGLLSGAFGLGALIGAFVLGQISTPLKLVRLIGYAGVMLSGGIILFSSSNMIGIAYVALAIAGFGMISLFASSNTIIQVYSKNEFRGRMISLYNVSFLGLTPIGSLLLGLAAQHIGLQPTIIISSVIFMAMSINYLFRYKFVQRKIQS
- a CDS encoding tRNA-dihydrouridine synthase family protein; this encodes MKLYLAPIQGFTNSTFRSYVVQANGNVTKVFSPFVDAKRYRKEGEKVLKDIAKSIGSNQPLIPQVLGSNSEDICAVLTHFKELGFEEANINMGCPFPPVATKQMGSGLIPFPEKIDEILNAALQVGIKISVKIRLGWTSSEELEVTIPILNKYDLTEVIIHPRIGKQQYKGDVDMDAFERYGKMLMAPVGYSGDINSVEQLVNLKEKFPFVDSWMIGRGAISNPIIFKTIEGAEPSRKEVALAVKQLHNLLFDEFSATLSGPSHLMNKMKPYWDYFEVVFLPDLRQLVKKTVKAGTVANYQAAANDLFAKASREFE
- a CDS encoding 2-phosphosulfolactate phosphatase — its product is MNVEVILHAGLLDGYDFEGKEVVVIDAFRATSVIVEGLHNGAKSVIPVESVEEALALKSTSPAVILGGERDGVLIDGFDIDNSPLNYTAESVKSREVVLTTTNGTRALKGVAGASAVYLGSFLNASAVARKVSNAKHLVLVCSGSENTVSLEDSICAGAIMYSLESLASIEWTDAAYMLKTLFDDKKDDLNGFLSKGEHYKALVAHGFEKDVQFCLQLNKRSVVPCYDGTTVKR